The following proteins are co-located in the Vigna unguiculata cultivar IT97K-499-35 chromosome 9, ASM411807v1, whole genome shotgun sequence genome:
- the LOC114163903 gene encoding TORTIFOLIA1-like protein 3, producing the protein MAHATKQTQNTKQRVLTCLTKLSDRDTQAAGATELESIARSLDPHSVPVFLSCIHSTDASDKTPVRKQCVHIVATLSHAHGDALSPFLSRILANLVRRLRDPDSSVRAACADSVGALSARVTRQPFSSFLKPLAEALFTEQDPNSQAAAALCLASAIDGAPDPDPARLARLLPRFEKLLKSKVFRAKPALLALVGSVAEAGGASSRGALRNLVPCLVEALGSVDWATRKGAAEALRRLAVAERDLLSEFKGECFRVLEDRRFDKVKLVREVVNQMLEAWKQIPDVSDEFSPPPHSQSSLKENASDGRYPPVSQNSCSPGSVMSKLRKKSSPISKSTPPDRSLARNAKKLSALSGDRMNSGVLQKLNHDHWDVRIAVSNVPDRGECQPRDENVLESSKKDKSRFFKSDTKRSLFEKNSDDKMHKFGGSKAGSRVVPCSEENQDSGPVCNVPKDVPRNEKESEELSLIRAQLVQIEKQQSSLFDLLQKFIGSSENGMRSLETRVHGLELALDDISYDLAVTSGRMTKSDAPKNTCCLLPGAEFLSSKFWKKTQIRYSSNRFSRTGSTPLLASNHYRANRNTESSTASHRFRVRGDGSFITNPLAEIKINSREISGSARSQLA; encoded by the exons ATGGCTCACGCCACAAAGCAAACGCAGAACACAAAGCAGAGGGTCCTCACGTGCTTGACGAAGCTCTCGGACCGCGACACACAGGCTGCAGGAGCCACCGAACTCGAGTCCATCGCTCGTAGCCTAGACCCGCACTCTGTTCCCGTGTTCCTCTCCTGCATTCACTCCACCGACGCCTCCGACAAAACCCCTGTCCGCAAACAATGCGTGCACATCGTTGCCACGCTCTCCCACGCGCACGGCGACGCGCTCTCGCCCTTTCTCTCCAGAATCCTAGCCAACCTCGTGCGCCGCCTCCGCGACCCTGACTCCTCCGTGCGCGCCGCCTGCGCGGACTCTGTCGGCGCGCTGTCGGCGCGTGTCACTCGGCAGCCGTTCTCCTCCTTCCTCAAGCCGCTGGCGGAGGCGCTCTTCACAGAGCAGGACCCCAACTCGCAGGCCGCCGCCGCGCTCTGTCTCGCCTCCGCCATCGACGGGGCTCCGGATCCAGACCCCGCCAGGCTTGCCAGGCTGCTCCCGAGGTTTGAGAAGCTCCTCAAGAGTAAGGTGTTCAGGGCCAAGCCCGCGCTGCTGGCGCTCGTCGGAAGTGTCGCGGAGGCCGGCGGGGCGTCGAGTCGCGGCGCGTTGAGGAATTTGGTTCCCTGCCTTGTGGAGGCGCTCGGCAGCGTGGACTGGGCCACGAGGAAGGGCGCGGCGGAGGCGTTGAGGAGACTCGCCGTCGCGGAGAGGGACCTCTTGTCAGAGTTCAAGGGTGAATGTTTCAGAGTGCTCGAGGATCGGCGATTTGATAAG GTAAAGTTGGTTCGGGAAGTTGTGAATCAGATGTTGGAGGCGTGGAAGCAGATTCCTGATGTTTCCGATGAGTTTTCTCCACCTCCTCACTCCCAGTCTTCTTTAAAAG AGAATGCAAGTGATGGGCGCTATCCTCCTGTCTCTCAAAATTCATGTAGTCCGGGTTCTGTTATGAGTAAATTGAGGAAGAAATCAAGCCCAATTAGCAAATCAACTCCACCGGATAGATCTCTTGCCAGAAATGCTAAAAAGTTGAGTGCCTTAAGTGGTGACCGGATGAATTCGGGTGTTTTGCAGAAACTGAACCATGACCATTGGGATGTTAGAATTGCTGTGTCAAATGTTCCTGATCGTGGTGAATGTCAGCCGAGGGATGAAAATGTATTGGAAAGCAGCAAGAAGGATAAAAGCAGATTTTTCAAGTCAGACACAAAACGGTCTCTATTTGAGAAAAATTCTGATGACAAGATGCATAAATTTGGTGGGTCGAAAGCTGGATCTCGCGTGGTTCCTTGTTCAGAAGAGAATCAAGACTCAGGTCCTGTCTGTAATGTACCAAAGGATGTTCCTAGGAATGAGAAAGAGAGTGAGGAATTATCGTTGATTCGTGCCCAGTTAGTTCAAATTGAGAAGCAGCAGTCAAGTCTGTTTGATCTTCTACAG AAATTCATAGGGAGCTCTGAAAATGGAATGCGTTCTTTAGAGACTCGTGTGCATGGCCTCGAGTTGGCATTGGATGATATATCTTATGATTTGGCTGTAACTAGTGGAAGGATGACTAAATCTGATGCTCCCAAGAATACATGCTGTCTGCTACCCGGTGCCGAATTTTTAAGCTCCAAATTCTGGAAGAAAACACAGATCAGGTATTCATCCAACCGGTTCTCTAGAACTGGTAGCACTCCATTACTAGCTTCCAATCATTACAGAGCTAACAGGAACACCGAATCTAGTACGGCAAGCCACAGGTTTAGGGTCCGTGGTGATGGAAGCTTCATCACAAATCCTCTGGCcgagattaaaattaattcaaggGAAATTTCGGGCTCTGCAAGATCACAGCTAGCTTGA